In the Brienomyrus brachyistius isolate T26 unplaced genomic scaffold, BBRACH_0.4 scaffold93, whole genome shotgun sequence genome, one interval contains:
- the LOC125727323 gene encoding G-protein coupled receptor family C group 5 member B-like: MAPSINLFTFLVLSLVGGSSSWDEASPCGSGSILTRPYTALCELDAVWGLVVVVAAAAAALASLILLLVVLCLLRKITEAEERSGVAPLLLLLAAIFGLCGLSLGYIAEQQESLCFARRVLRGVLLAICNTCLVFHGLRLRRLGQGAHSPSTGQLMGLAVALAVLDPEWILLATMSTCQPACEYQPLDFALATTYVLVLLLAALVGAACSLWRQQPRWRCRTAWLLITCLASVLLWVAWITFCLYGNAALGLSPTWDNRVQAVVLLAQAWLLILLHAAPEVHATLRPPSRMREANLEEGLSHL; encoded by the coding sequence atggctccctctatcaatctcttcaccttcctcgtcctgtccctggtggggggcagctcttcatgggacgaagcttcgccttgcggatccggctccatcctgacaaggccctacacggccttgtgtgagctggatgcggtgtggggcttggtggtggtggtggcggcagcggcggcggccctcgcctcgctgatcctgctcctggtggtactgtgtctcctgcggaagatcacagaggctgaggagcgcagcggggtggcgccgctactcctgctgctcgctgccatatttgggctttgtggcctcagcctgggatacatcgctgagcagcaagagagcctctgcttcgcccggcgtgtcctgaggggggtgttgcttgcTATCTGCAACACATGCCTCGTGTTTCATGGTCTGCGACTGCGCCGGTTGGGACAAGGTGCTCATAGCCCCAGCACAGGTCAACTGATGGGGCTGGCGGTGGCCTTGGCCGTGTTGGATCCGGAGTGGATCCTTCTAGCCACGATGTCCACATGCCAGCCAGCCTGTGAATACCAGCCGCTGGACTTTGCGCTGGCCACCACTTAtgtgctggtcctgctcctggcagcactggtgggggcggcctgcagtctgtggaggcagcagccacggtggaggtgcaggaccgcgtggctgctcatcacctgcctggcctcagtcctgctgtgggtggcctggatcaccttctgcctgtatggcaacgcggcgcttggcctgtccccaacatgggacaaccgggtacaggcagtggtgctgctggcacaggcatggctgctcatattgctgcacgctgctcctgaggtccacgccaccttacggcccccgtcccgcatgagagaggccaatttagaggagggcctttctcacctgtag
- the LOC125727325 gene encoding uncharacterized protein LOC125727325 has product MEGTEAGVSMMDMLNGGEENVCEVGVNVEEVKGGGGKSTGNAVEYVVSQVGRTWLEPIQEEDLEEDEERDEELQEAEDTDAATVDSWQCMAAYVARIWLQTLQEDGPEENEEADVVFQQAEDADATTLVRFQCMVASEDRSQLLTIPEEGPEEEDETEVMKTDKTKEDADAAEKIYSEEEVSFHVNAEDLSEDDTEKSHKKKKKMKWCFFCCPLPFRRSSKRQ; this is encoded by the coding sequence atggaggggacagaggctggtgttagtatgatggatatgctaaatggaggtgaggagaatgtatgtgaggtgggagtgaatgtggaggaggttaagggaggaggagggaaaagtacagggaatgctgtggaatatgtggtgtcacaagtaggcagaacttggctagaacccatccaggaggaagaccttgaggaagatgaagaaagagatgaggagcttcaggaagcagaagacactgatgctgccacagtggacagttggcagtgcatggcggcatatgtagccagaatatggctgcagactttacaggaagatggacctgaggaaaatgaagaagctgatgtggtattccagcaggcagaagatgctgatgctaccacactggtcaggtttcagtgtatggtggcatctgaagacagatcacagctactgactataccagaagaaggacctgaggaagaggacgagactgaagtgatgaagacagataaaacaaaagaagatgctgatgctgccgagaagatctacagtgaagaagaagtatcattccatgtgaatgccgaagatctttctgaagatgatactgagaagagccacaagaagaagaagaagatgaagtggtgcttcttctgctgtcccctgcctttcagaagaagtagcaagaggcagtaa